AGTACCCCTTAGGGTTCCCCAGATTTTCAgtaaaaaaattcaaaaatttGGGTTCAGGTTTTAGCGTTGCCCAAGATGTGGTTTAACATGACAACATTGGATATGAACATGTTTGCCATGGCCGACGACGTATACAACTTGATGGAGATCTTCAATGAGGCGTCCAGCTTTGAGGGCAGGATAATCAAACGCATAGAGAACGTGCTCGTCATATGTGATATTCTGGTTTCCGTGCTGGTGGCCACCATAGTGGGTCGCTATCTGTTTCACAGTTGCTTCAAAAAATTGCATCGGTCTGTCAAACGGACCTCGTATCTTCCAAAATTCATCGCCCAAATAAAGCCAATCAATCAAGAGATGGGTGTTCAAGGAAGCAGCGTAAAAAGCTTGGACTCTAATCAACCAATCAGCCAAATGAAGCCAATTAAACAGAAGATGAGTGTTCGAGGCAGCAAGGCAAAGATCTCGAAAACCGATGTAGAAAAGGACCACTGCGAGCAAAAACCAAAGAATGGGCAGGACCAAACTGTACAAGGTAATGCCAGAAATCGCATTGCGACAATTAACTTCATGAACTGTAGCATTGAATCAGCGATAATTACAGGAAGATCCTCGATTGAACGCATTGATGATGGAGACGAGATCACCTTGAAGGCATCGGAAAGGGAAAACTTCGCAATCAAACTGATGGGAACGCAACAGTGGGCTGCCAATTATTTGGCCACAGGCGGACGGACCTAGCCTTCGATGCTTCTGAGATGCTCAACTTCCCTAAGTCTTTTATTAAGTGAATTAGGTGCTACCCCCCCAATGGGTTTGCGGTTAGTGATTCAATTCGGATGCTCAAAACTAATTCAATTCCATATTAACTTACCTAATTATACCCGAACCAAGTATTATCATAACTTATAAGAAATACAATATTAGCACTACAAAATGACTCACTCGATTGAATATTTGTTGAAATACTTCGAACGAGTATTTCAAAGAATATAGCCCCTGGGGGGATGGTGGGTGTCGGGTCTCTGGGCTCACCTGGCGTCTGCTGTCGTTGAAGGGGCaggggctgctgctggagattCTCGTGGAAGAATCCATGATTTATATTGCCCGTGGTCCAGATGCGATTACGCTCATCCATGTCGTCAGTGGTCGTGTGCTCTGATGTGCCCCTGCCAGCCATTCGAATGACTCAGTCGACGGATAAGTGCATTCTCTGTGATTTTTCCAAGCGCTTTACGGCATCTCAATGAGCAGCGATAACTGAACACTATTCATCTGTATACACGTCACATCGCCCACATGTTGCGCACTGCACTCGATATCAGTGTGGATTTACAGTCTTAGAGAAAGTGAAAACAGTTGAGTGTCTTTGAGCAGTTCTGATAGTTTTTAGGCCATTGCATAATTTGGCATAATGCAAGCACTGAGAAGGAAAAAAGCCAATGCCACAGCAAGGAACAACTCTATAAAAATCGACTCAAGTGGAGACAGTGCTGCAGGCGACTGGACGGAGCTGCCGACTACCGGCGTATTGGAGCCCTAGCGTCGTCAACAGAACGTATTTATACGCCACCAATACGGCAACAGACACCAGCACTAGTGCCAGCAACCGAATAACAACAAAAGCAGAACTACAACCAACAAATCAGGCAACCCCCATTAACTCCTTTGGCCATGCAAATGTGCCGCGGCAATTACGTGGAGCCCAACGAGGACCTCGCTCTGCCGCCACCACCACTACCATGgcccaggcacaggcacagctCTGACAGTGTCTGACTGTCTAGCATGTTGTCCCTATTGTTGTACGTTCCATCACACCCCGTAAGGGAAAGAGTCCATTGATTTTCCGTAAGAATAACACAGGAACAGTGTAAATAAAGCTATCAAAACAGGTTCATCTTGAAGTCTGTAAGACGACAACATAGTCTTCCCACTCTGAGACGTTCTCTTGTATGAATCCTCTCTAGGGTATACCTCATTTCACTCTGAAGCGTCACATACTTTCTTTTGTGAATCCAAGCCTCGCACGAACAGAGACCAATCGACCACAATCCAATCCGATGGCCAAAGGCCAGTGGCGTAATGAGAAAATAAATGACATTGCAATGGGAAACCATATATATTAGGTATTACTTATGGAAAGATACTATGGGTAGTTGCTAATTGATATGGACTTCCACATGCTGTACACTAGCTTATAGCTATTCGGAGGTTCATGATTGATGACCCTGAGCGATTCCCCAATGGCTAGTTTCGATCAGGCCACGGCACTgactcctctctctctcagtgAATAACGTGGAAGAATACCTAATAATAGTAATTAAATGGCGGCACTTTGCCCGCCCACTGGGAATCCACAAGCATTTGCATTGTTAGCCCTAACTTTGACATAGTTTATTGTGGGAAATCGGAATCGATAAATGATATTGATTTCTACATATGAATGCAGTAACATACATCGCGCATACGCCCCGCTGTTAGCCGTAACTCTATTGCAATGTAGTGTGGCACGTGTATTCCACCTTCCCCTGCCATATCCCCGGAATGTGTGTGATGTATTTGCACTCACTAGTGTGTAATTGGTTTGCCCAACGGGAGGGCACCTACCAgtatgattattattattaataagtAAATAAATTTGCCACCAGGTAACCTCCTACGTGTGTAATTGCCGGGCCCTGCCATGGCTTTTGGTTCCCTGACGGGTTCAAAGAACTTTACTTTGTTGTCATGTACTTGCATACATTTATTGTacattatatttttttaaacatACATTTTTCTAATGATTTCTCGTACTCTAGGACTACAATATAATTGCATGCAGCTTAGCTTAGACACTGGACACAGGGAAACCAGTCGCGGAGATATGACACGAATATGTTTACACTGACTCGATGAAGAACGAAATTAAAGTGCCTTAACTTAAATCGGACTCTGCCTTGGATCAGCATTATTCCATGGGTGGATTATACATATGTTTTGTGcattaaaatacaaattataaaACAACGACCCCTGGACAGTTTGGCCTGCCATCCTGTGGTGGGTGAAACTTTTGTGCTGCAACGAAAAGAAGAATAGAAATTTCAAATTAAACGAATTTTTCAGGTTTGGAATATTTTCCTGATCTAGTAAGCCATGCAAACTGTCAGCAATTGTTAAATCAAAATCTGTACCTTTTTCTTCATTCTGTGAAATCTGTTTCAAACATTCACACGTAAAACTCTCATATTTTTTGGCTTCCAACAATCCCCAAACCAAACAATCAGTAGTTAATTATTTTCTTATTCAAAAGTTTGCCGTTTATCAGTTCGTGAAAATGGATCGCTTTTTCGGAAATATTGAGAACAAGTTAAAGACCAAGATGAAGGTGGAGAGCAAGGGAATGGCCCTGAAGCTGGTGGGATTCTACGCCGTTGGCTACACCCTGCGCAAGTTAGTCAAGTAGATGGCCGGAGATGCAGTGGATGCAGTGGCCGTCCCCTAGTCCAGATGTTCGTCCGTTTTGTTGCAGTGATCGCTTAATTTCTAAATTGCAATGTTCCAATCGTTTGAAGGATAATAAATTGTGATCCTACCTCCAAATCACATTTTCGCAGCTACTCGAGCGACTCAATAACTCGCTTAGAGGACTTTGAGCACACACTTGCAGCAGGAGGGTATCTTGAAGGACTCTTGTCCCACATCCAGCTCGCCGCTCGTATTGCGGATGCTGGCCAGCGTTCGCAACGCATAGTTCTGCTTACAGATGGGCTTATATCGCTGCGGAAAGCTCAAGGAGTAGTCACAGGGCATTTCCTCGTTCCTGAAAGGGGATTCAACATacaatattttttatttatgagGGAATGATTTGATGTTTGACAGTTGCTTACTCGCACTCTTCGATCATTATGCCTTGCTTGAACTCATCGTTGTTGACTATGAACTGCCAGGTGTTGTCCGACTTCAGGCCCGACTTGGGGTACAGGTACCTCCGACGGCTCCTGCACAGGAAAACCTCATCATTGGGGCCCAATCGCGAACTGATATCCACGGGCACGGGCTCGGGATCACTGAAGAAATTGGAGAAGTTCTGCGACAGTTTTCCCTTGATGAGCGACAGATCCGGATAGTTCTCGACCTGGGTGCAGAAGGATTTGGATTTGTGATTGGCTTGATCCTCGACACACTGGGGTATATCCCTCTTGATCACCGGCAGCGTGGTGGTCTTCATGTGGTGCATGACTGCTGAATCGGGAAAGACAATAGCTGAAGTTAGGCAGCGCCAAAGGCAGTTGGCCGTGAGTATGGGATCGATTTAGTTGTTAATTGTATTGCGGGCTTGTATTCGATTAATCGAGTATAAAATGTAGCTGAGCTGGGACCACACCCCACTGTACTGGTCTACTTACGGTTCTCTGGCGGCTGTCGCGTCCTTTGGGCCGGATCCTGTTGCTCTGGCACCGTTGCCGGATTGGTCCCCTGCAAAGAGACGAACGTATCGTTAAAGACGAGATTCAGCTTGCCGTCCGGTGAGCGCTGCACTTTGAAGTATTGATCTTGTTGGCTCAGGCTGTGATATTGATGGTAATggcttggctgtggctgtggctgtggctgtggcttaGACAGTGGCTGTGTCGGTtgctggggctgggactggtGGTCGATCATGGTGTGTATGGGCATGAGGGGTGCATTGTCCGTTATCGTTGTCTGTGCAGGTAAAATTCTCGTGTTAGTCTCTCCAACCAAATACcaaagacacacacacacacacacacacaaacagaaaCAACCCAACAAGTGATATGatgaaatggaatggaatgtgGGGGCACGGGAAGCGCTGGGGAAGGACACACTTACATCAAAAATATGTACACCTGCGTCGTCGGTCACTTTGAAAATCTCAGTTATGATTAGATCGAGATCCTTGGCGGGCAACTGAAGCGAAAATGGCAAAAACAGAAGAAGGAAAAAACGCTTTATTCTCGATTGGCAATTGGAAAACTGGAGGGCCGCACTACACACTGACACAACACAACAGAAAAACAAAGGACGAATGGGGAtatggattggattggattttGGAAGGGATTGTCGTTGTACGTGGCACAATGTGGCAGCATCTGCCATGGGTTCACACCTCCTCCGGCCGCAACTGATGATCCCTTCCTTCCTGTATGTCTGGATGCTCCTTGGCCTTGTTCCGTAGGATGTGCAGCAGATTATCGGACATAAAGTCGGACATATCTGTGGAGTTGGGAGGGCCTCCGCCTCCCGCAGCTCCGGCAGCTGCCATGGCGGCCAAttctgcagctgcagccgctgccgctgcctcagCTTCACGTCGTTTCGATATTTCGCTATTGATACAAACTATCTGAAAGATACATGTGGAAGATTTGTGTTTGCGGTTCATCAACATTGCCAGGACAACGTAGTGTGTTGGGGGAAAAGTAAAGCTCTGTAGCACGGTcgattgtctgtctgtctgtctgtctgatTGCCacactgtctctctctctctctctccgtctctctaTTTTTTAACACTACATTTTGGTATTTGAACATTTGAACAGCTGTTTTCTGGGCAAGCGCAGTTTTCACTCTCTCTGTGTCGATTGTAGTCGCTTGAACAAGTACTTGCCGTTCAGTTAGGACCCGAACCCTAGGCAACGGCTGACAACAGCTGCTCGGGTTCAAATAGAGATAGCCGGGGCTAGGGCTTTACTATATTTAACCCCCAAGCCTTATACTGCGCTTATCATCGCTGTCCAAAAAACGTTTCGTTTAGTGTCGTTTTGCAATAGCAAATAATTTTTGGGGTCTGGACAGAGCGATCGTGAGCGTGTGTAATCAGCAGAAGTGAGGCGCAATGAGAGAGGGGCATGAGGGTGATGCAATGAGCTTGATAAGAATGGGATGAATAAGCCGAGACTAAACTCATAGAATGAGGATAATGTATCTTCACAGTCCAAAAAATGGCCCTTGCCATTCAGAATTTACCCAAAACAATGTGGGACTTTCACATAAAACCCGATCTTAAATGCCACCCAACTTGAACTTGATTATATCAGAGCTTTTTGCACATTTCTCGGAAATGTTTTTTCCCCGAGTATCTCGCAACCGTTTATCAAATATTGGATAGTTTTTCCATCTCAGATTTTAGATTTTCCACGAACCGAATGGAATTAAGAATGCCTGGTTGATCTTTAAGCCGTGCTGTGACGTGTAGTTTGTGAATTTCCTGGAAAACGTAGCAAAAGCGCTAGCGCTTCAAACACATTTACTGACATTTAATTCAGCAATTTGTCATTAGTTCCGAGTAATTGCCCTTAGCTAAGGGGCTGTTCTCACAGAGATTAGCATCGCATCCCTTTGTATTACGAATATTTGCCAAGTCATGTGCAGACCATATGGAATTATTAATACCAATTAATATTATTGCAATGTCAATTCTATGCATTTATTACCGGACTAGAGAGATACATGGAATAGAGAAAAGTGCTCATGAAAATTGCACATACAATAAATTGTTGCTGGCATTGTGAACAGGTTTGCTACGATTCCTCTAGAAAACAGACTCGAGGATGCCCTTCGCTGCCAAGTATATGGAAAAATCTCAAGTAACCCCAAAAATGACACAAAATATGAAGTGAGAAAACCGAAAAACCATATACTAcgtatgtgcatatgtatgaAAGACAGTATGTGATTGTATGTGTATCCCAATGTGACGCATGATAGTATGTGAAACAGGAAATGCTCACAACACAAAACAGATATTATAATAATTTCGGAAAATAATGGCTTACCGTGGTAAAGAGGGCGAAGAGGAGCACCAAAATTTTGATCAGCTGGTACCACATGGGCGGCATCTTGTCCGATATCGGCTCTGTATTCTCGTACTCCTGTATGGTATAGGGGATTCTGTGGACGGCTCTGGAGGGCAGCCGTCTGTGTCGGGTTTTGGTATACAGGTACAAGTGTATATAGCGGCGGCGATGATCGCTTGGTCTGGGGCTTATACCGATTTTCTTATTGCTTcaactttttgtttttttttccgcAGTTTTTGTAGCTGCTTTTTATGAGCTTGGCGTATACCcgtatataaaataaataaactggCACGACTAAATGTTAATGCCGGGCTTTTGTTGGTAGTGGTAGTATtgttgatgatgataatgacgATGTTttagttgtagttgtagttgttgttgttgccgttgctgtcgctgctgccgTCGTAGTTGTCGTTTGGTtaatatatttataaatattttgtgCGGTGGCTCTTTGGCTCCGATGGGCTTTTTATTCCGTTTTGTTTGTTTCCCTTGCACGCTTGCGAAACGAAGAGAGCGAGATATGGAGGGAGAGTGAAAGACAGGCACTTCAATTAGTCGGTTTGCTTTTCACTTTAGTTTCTGATGAaccgttgttgttgttttcggTTTCGAATCCGAATTCAGTTTTTGATTTGCTTTGatcggagagagagagaggtttAATGTTGGGCctatgcctgtgcctgtgccttaGCCGGCGTAAAGTGAAACCAATATCGCAGCGGGCATGCGCTTTTATGGAACAAGAACCATCTGCCTCTGGGCTTTTCCGATCCGTATCGGATTGAAGAGTTTCACAATGTAACGCCACCAGAGTGCGCGCGCGCGTCTTGGGGAGTCTTTGATATTCAGTTAATTAGCCATATGCACACGAGTGGAGCGGAGCGGAGTGGAGCGGGTCGATCGGGAGGGAGCGAAAGCGTCTAAGAGAGCGCGCGACTGCGAGGCAACTGAGCAAAAAGTTTGACAAGACATACGACGGGCGCCCCAAACAATTGTCaagtgcagctttagccggaGCTTAATCGCAAAGAATGAGAGAGTgggccagagagagagagagagagagagagctgtcATAAGAGGAGAAGAGCCCAGACCTAGAGAGTACAAATATCTTGGATTTTATTTACAGCCGACAGCAGCCGCCACCGTGCTAATTGTTTGGGCTTCCTGACAAATGCAAGCTATTGTTAATCAATCATTAAAAATTAGCAGGAATTTTGGAATACTTTCGAAAcccaaagaagaagaaagaTGGACTGAAACAGGTTAGACAGTCAGTCGACTCCTGCACTTGTAGAGTTTCCCGCAGTCGCCAAAGCTCGACTTTCGTATGCGATCAGCTGTGGCCGCTGAAAGTAAAAGTGAAGCGTGAGCTTTTTCCCAGAGCTTTCGGCGCTCACCTGCTCTCCGAGTCTATTAGGCGTCACCACCTACTTTGTATGCTGGGCGGTGCGACACACGTCAAATCCCCCGGCGCACGCGTCATGGGAGTCACAAACTCTGGCCGATTATAGCCCCATCTGGCGCAGAGCGTGGCTCAAGCGGCGGGAAAGACGCCGATTCATGATTCATGGGTATTTCCAAGAGTCTCGGCCAAAACCGCACAGTCCAGAGCCGGCATCCGTGCATAATCTGAACAATAAAAGTAAGTCGAGATGTCGTGGCCCATGCACGCCTTGAACTTGCCTTGGCAATAAGCATTTATCGAGGTTTGAGATATTTAAGAAATGACGAAGTCTGACTAATTACGATTTCAATAAATTTTTCTATATTGCAATAAAAATATCGTGTACAAGAGCAGTTCTGATGGACATTTTATATCAACTAACAAACATAtcttaataaattaatttgaTGACTAATTTATATTGTTTGAATATCACTATCAATGTTTACCAGTAAAAAAGGGTTCTTTATGGGGGTAACTAGTTCTTGATAGTTGAGTCATGGCTGGAATTCTTCCATGTGGAGTCATCGCATCGCATATCCACAGCGGAGTGATCGCGGAGTCCCGAGGACGTCATATCAATAGAGTACTCCGCAGAAGTAGTTTTTAAATTTAAGAGATTAGTAGAGTATTTCTAGGAGTACTTTTAAAGTTCAAGTTGCCGAAACAATGAAGTTCATACACGGAAATAATCCGTTGAAATTTGTTCCAAACCATTTAAAGATATTTCATTACATACTTAAGGGATGGAAAAATGTATTGCATATTTCTAGGCCTCTTTTGAGATAATAATTTCATTATTAAGTTCTGTATGGAAATCACATTTGAAAACTGGATATTGTGATGAAAACCTCTGTCTGGATTTGGATCAATTGTTTCTGGGCATTTTTTTAGCATTATCAGCTGCAGTTATCTATGTTTCACTGAGATTTTCTTGAGAAAATCTTAACTTAAACACATATATTATGCAATATTAATAGGACTACATATATAATTTTtgcaattaatttatttagaaTTATTATAGAAACAAGTTATACTCGCTCATATTTAGTTCTCTTTTTTTGGTGAGAGGTTTTTTGAAAGGAAGTCGTTTTAGCCACACTAACATGCATACTGTAAAAAGTCTTGCACACAATTATGAAAAATTTCCAACTAATTtaacaaatttaattaaaacgaACGGTCAGAATTTTAAGGATATCTAAGCCTATCTATCTCAAATGAATCAAAAAATATAATCTTGCGATGAATTCAACCAAAATTCAAAGAATACCCAAACTCTAGAATGGAAACTGGTTATACTCGCATTGAATGCGTGTCTATCTCGATTTTTAGCGCTTTTCGGCTCAAAGATTATGCAACATTAGCCACTCCCCATATAGCAGGGGACCAGGCTAATAAGAAATCTGCGTGTGCAGAGAGCTGTGGTTTTAAAGTGGTTCTCATTTGGCCAATGAGTTGATCCAATTAAGTTAATAGTTATTAATTGGTAGGGAAACAAGTTCATTAGAAGCACCACTAATTGATGTAGCACCTTGTGTGTGGCACGGCCAAAGAGGAACTAGAGTGGAGGCCCCAGAGATTGGCTAATCGAGCGGCGGTGATGTGATGGCACCAAAGTCACGGCAAGTCAAGCGGGCAAGCGACTCGCTCGGATCCCGGGTCAAGTTAACGAGAAAATGGTGAAATAAATTTAATGACAGCCTGCCTACGAACGTGTGTTTCTCTGTGTGTGAGTGGATAAATAATGAAATTGCATTGCACATTCAATAAAATATTCAACTGGCCGCAATTAAAGTGGCAGCGGGGAAAAATGTGGACGCACCACTTCATCGTTTGGCAAATGCAATTCCCGGCGTGACAGCGCCACAGCCACGACATGCAACGCTGCACATGCCACCACCACCTGGAAGGGAGGGGGGTTTCTTATGCGTTGGCTCCGAAAATAAAATTCGACACAGGCCACcaggaccagcagcagcagcagcagcagccgtagTCGTAttcgtagtcgtagtcgtaCCACCACCTGATATTACTCAAGCACAATTTGTCAGGCGATTGCATCATGGCCATAATCCAAATGAATGCTACTCGGGGGTCTCCTTCTGCCACAAAGGAGGGGAGCAAGATAAAGATGCCCCGCTCATTCGAGTGCTAGACAAATATCGGTGCAAAGCTTCACAGGCTTTCACTTTTCCTTGGCCATATCCAATACCATATCCACATCCAGATCCAGATCCCCTCGACACACTAAAGTgccaaattgaattgaattatGCCGATCAGTTTCCgccaaaaagaaacaaaataagAAGACAGCGAAAATGCCGAATAACTGGTTCACTTCCGATATGgattgaaaatattttgtcGCCTGCTCCGGCAGCAgtaggggcagtggcagaggcagctGCGAATTTTGAAGTTGAAGTTCATTGCGCAACTAACGAGCGGCAACAGGAAGTCCAGGAAGCGGACTCTTTGGTGGCTGAGGCTGCCCCATGCTCTGGCCGGGGATTTTCTAGCATTTCCCAATGCGCAACGGCCTGTTATCGCATTTCACGTTACACTCTGAAAACTTTTCACAAcacattttcattttcatttcgcCTGTTTATTTTGCTTGCCAGCACCAGCAATTGCCCCACGTCAATtaacaaaaaaaggaaaaaaaaaaccaaaaaaaatagAGGAAAGCCCGAGAAAAGTGAGCGAAAAATTAATAGTACATGTGTGCATGCTGTTCGGTCTCGGACTTTGGCTGGACGCGATTTAAAACCCGATCTCGAGCCTTAATGCCAGGAAGTGGAACTCTGGCTGAAgacatttttttaatttat
This region of Drosophila miranda strain MSH22 chromosome 2, D.miranda_PacBio2.1, whole genome shotgun sequence genomic DNA includes:
- the LOC108154353 gene encoding uncharacterized protein LOC108154353 isoform X1 translates to MWFNMTTLDMNMFAMADDVYNLMEIFNEASSFEGRIIKRIENVLVICDILVSVLVATIVGRYLFHSCFKKLHRSVKRTSYLPKFIAQIKPINQEMGVQGSSVKSLDSNQPISQMKPIKQKMSVRGSKAKISKTDVEKDHCEQKPKNGQDQTVQAIITGRSSIERIDDGDEITLKASERENFAIKLMGTQQWAANYLATGGRT
- the LOC108154353 gene encoding uncharacterized protein LOC108154353 isoform X2, which translates into the protein MWFNMTTLDMNMFAMADDVYNLMEIFNEASSFEGRIIKRIENVLVICDILVSVLVATIVGRYLFHSCFKKLHRSVKRTSYLPKFIAQIKPINQEMGVQGSSVKSLDSNQPISQMKPIKQKMSVRGSKAKISKTDVEKDHCEQKPKNGQDQTVQGRSSIERIDDGDEITLKASERENFAIKLMGTQQWAANYLATGGRT
- the LOC108157204 gene encoding uncharacterized protein LOC108157204, with product MDRFFGNIENKLKTKMKVESKGMALKLVGFYAVGYTLRKLVK